The Lewinellaceae bacterium genome includes a region encoding these proteins:
- a CDS encoding multicopper oxidase domain-containing protein has translation MHKILFFIQLVLFISYTGIAQNPLLIPPILSGENIDLTLQQGSVEFYPGTSTATMGVNGNILGPTLMLEKGQEVSITVNNLIGESTTIHWHGMHVSAANDGGPHTVIAAEETWNPQFTVMDNAATYWYHPHLHEKTNDHVLQGIAGFIIVQDEEEATLDLPRTYGIDDFPIVIQTKTFDADKQIVLGANAMDTTVLVNATRNPFVNVPAQVVRLRLLNGASQRIFNLGLSNNLTFFQIASDGGLLSQPIELTRLPLAPGERAEILIDLASNEGQSIFLKSYASELPTGFYGALQVGMNAQMTIPGYSSNPLNGADFNILQINVDEPSGGVTTIPTHLTMLTPWDQNDVDTTRNLLFTPEAFGPSGMVNGPFVIDGNSFDLNVINQVIPLDNVEIWEITNQTMIAHPFHIHDVQFYLLTRNGVPVPENEQGRKDVVLIPPQFGSIRFITKFEDFADDEVPYMYHCHMLTHEDEGMMGQFTVVDYSTGIHEFEGESISLYPNPTTQSVTLKGLKPSVIELFNTSGQLLEQRETSKNLESFGLSNYSSGVYYLKVKDMDMNRTFKVIKN, from the coding sequence ATGCACAAAATTCTATTTTTCATCCAATTGGTTTTATTTATTTCGTACACAGGCATTGCTCAAAATCCATTACTTATTCCTCCAATACTTTCCGGTGAAAATATTGATTTAACCCTTCAGCAGGGGAGTGTTGAATTTTACCCAGGTACAAGTACTGCTACTATGGGTGTAAATGGCAATATTCTTGGGCCAACTTTAATGCTTGAAAAAGGACAGGAAGTTAGCATTACTGTAAATAATTTAATTGGAGAAAGCACCACCATTCATTGGCACGGCATGCACGTCTCCGCTGCAAATGATGGAGGACCTCATACCGTTATTGCCGCGGAGGAAACCTGGAATCCCCAATTTACAGTAATGGATAATGCAGCTACTTATTGGTATCATCCGCACCTGCATGAAAAAACAAACGATCATGTTTTACAGGGAATCGCCGGCTTTATCATCGTTCAGGATGAAGAGGAAGCAACACTTGATTTACCACGTACTTACGGTATAGATGATTTTCCAATAGTCATTCAGACTAAAACTTTTGATGCCGATAAACAAATAGTGCTTGGTGCTAATGCGATGGATACTACTGTTTTGGTTAATGCGACCCGAAATCCCTTTGTTAATGTTCCTGCCCAGGTGGTCAGGCTCAGATTATTGAATGGTGCTTCCCAGCGTATTTTTAATTTGGGACTTTCAAATAATTTAACCTTTTTTCAGATTGCTTCCGATGGAGGACTTTTAAGTCAGCCGATTGAATTAACCCGATTGCCATTAGCTCCGGGAGAAAGGGCTGAAATACTTATTGATCTGGCCTCTAATGAAGGGCAAAGTATTTTCCTTAAGAGTTATGCTTCCGAATTACCTACTGGATTTTACGGGGCATTACAGGTAGGTATGAATGCTCAAATGACGATCCCTGGATATAGTTCCAACCCATTAAATGGAGCTGATTTTAACATCCTGCAAATAAATGTTGATGAACCATCTGGAGGCGTCACAACTATTCCAACCCATTTGACTATGCTTACCCCATGGGATCAAAATGATGTTGATACAACCCGAAATTTACTTTTCACCCCAGAAGCTTTTGGCCCAAGTGGAATGGTAAATGGCCCCTTTGTTATTGACGGCAATAGCTTTGATTTAAATGTTATTAATCAAGTCATTCCATTAGATAATGTGGAAATTTGGGAGATTACCAATCAAACCATGATAGCTCATCCATTCCATATTCATGATGTCCAATTTTATTTGCTGACTCGTAACGGTGTACCGGTGCCTGAAAATGAGCAGGGCCGAAAGGATGTAGTTTTAATACCGCCACAATTTGGGAGTATCCGGTTTATTACAAAATTCGAAGATTTTGCCGATGATGAAGTTCCTTACATGTATCATTGCCATATGTTAACTCATGAAGATGAAGGAATGATGGGACAATTTACCGTAGTTGATTATTCAACAGGAATACATGAATTTGAAGGGGAGTCCATTTCCCTTTACCCTAACCCAACTACTCAATCTGTAACGCTAAAAGGCCTAAAACCTTCTGTAATTGAACTTTTTAATACTTCCGGTCAACTTTTAGAACAAAGGGAAACGAGTAAAAATCTTGAATCTTTCGGCTTGTCTAATTATTCTTCAGGAGTTTATTATCTTAAGGTGAAAGATATGGATATGAATCGTACATTTAAGGTGATAAAAAATTAA
- a CDS encoding type IV secretion system DNA-binding domain-containing protein, with product MSKNSKEEITYFAQTTWRSDRRHFGIRQKDRLMHTYMIGKTGTGKSTCIETMILQDIQSGRGCALLDPHGDLVEKIEKSIPPERKKDLIYFNIPDRKLNLKYNPFRKVSYEKRSLVASGILEVFSKLWDKAWGVKLEHILRHAILTLLDQPRATVADIPEILLNKTFRIEALRYIKSDLVRKFWKREFPEYHKYDLLPVMNKIGGMLVHPVIRRVLIENTEEVSLRKAMDEKKIVLVNLSKGHLGSDVAHILGALFVTSIASAAFSRVDTPEDDRVPFMVYMDEFHNFTTLSLVNMFSELRKFKVGMILAHQYMHQLDEKIKRAVLGNIGTVISFRIGTEDARHMSKEMYPEFDVEDFINLANYKIYLKLMIDGTPSRPFSGITVPLLQKSQ from the coding sequence ATGTCAAAAAATTCCAAAGAGGAAATAACCTACTTTGCTCAAACCACCTGGCGAAGCGATCGAAGGCATTTTGGTATTAGACAAAAAGATCGTTTAATGCACACCTACATGATCGGTAAAACCGGAACCGGAAAATCAACTTGTATTGAAACCATGATATTACAAGACATTCAGTCTGGAAGAGGATGCGCTCTTCTGGATCCCCACGGAGATCTTGTAGAAAAAATTGAAAAAAGTATTCCTCCTGAAAGAAAGAAAGACCTGATATATTTCAACATCCCCGACCGCAAGCTAAATCTTAAATACAACCCTTTCAGAAAGGTTTCCTATGAGAAAAGATCATTAGTGGCTTCTGGTATTTTAGAAGTGTTTTCTAAGCTATGGGATAAAGCCTGGGGTGTAAAATTAGAGCATATCTTACGCCATGCGATTTTAACACTACTTGATCAACCTAGAGCAACCGTTGCGGATATTCCTGAGATCTTACTTAACAAAACTTTCAGAATTGAAGCTCTTAGATACATAAAAAGTGATTTGGTAAGAAAATTCTGGAAAAGAGAGTTTCCTGAATATCATAAATATGATCTACTGCCGGTGATGAACAAAATTGGAGGAATGTTGGTGCATCCTGTGATTAGGAGAGTTTTGATTGAAAACACAGAAGAGGTATCTCTTCGAAAGGCAATGGATGAAAAAAAGATCGTTTTGGTAAATCTATCTAAGGGACATTTAGGTTCCGATGTAGCTCATATCCTAGGCGCCTTGTTTGTTACTTCCATTGCTTCTGCTGCTTTTAGCCGGGTTGATACTCCAGAAGATGATAGAGTTCCTTTTATGGTTTACATGGATGAATTTCACAACTTCACTACTCTTTCCCTGGTCAATATGTTTTCTGAACTACGAAAATTCAAAGTGGGAATGATCTTGGCTCATCAATACATGCATCAGCTTGATGAGAAGATAAAAAGGGCTGTGCTTGGTAATATAGGAACTGTTATTTCATTCCGAATTGGAACAGAAGATGCAAGGCACATGTCAAAGGAAATGTATCCTGAATTTGATGTTGAGGATTTTATAAACCTGGCTAATTACAAGATTTACTTAAAATTGATGATTGATGGGACGCCAAGTAGGCCTTTTAGTGGAATAACGGTTCCTCTTTTGCAAAAAAGCCAATAA
- a CDS encoding DUF1738 domain-containing protein, giving the protein MKKSNHTNGKVNLYQVVTNQIIDLLENQKLTWDKPWVAITSDGKRAHNVTSQRTYSGINQILLSIRQIESGYPFSGWLTFNQVKKLGGRVLSGHKSSEIFFTQLVYYDKNGKRYDYEQIQEMSEKEQYDLRKYLILRHYNVFNLAQTSGLEDSFYEREDIPVLPNSEKDESAERLINNTDASIIHWPSNEAFYNSINDVICLPKREQFKGKTAYYETVLHELGHWTGHPLRLNRNLKNVFDSEDYAKEELVAELCSSFLCAELGFSKTITNNAAYIQNWIDVLNNDYQFIFKAVKSAEKAAMYIDSFQGVT; this is encoded by the coding sequence ATGAAAAAATCTAACCACACCAATGGAAAGGTTAACCTTTACCAGGTTGTAACAAACCAAATTATTGATCTACTTGAAAATCAAAAACTGACGTGGGATAAACCGTGGGTGGCGATAACCTCCGACGGTAAACGAGCACATAATGTAACCTCCCAAAGAACCTATTCAGGCATAAATCAAATTCTGTTATCAATTAGGCAGATTGAATCTGGATATCCATTCAGCGGATGGTTGACGTTTAATCAGGTAAAAAAACTTGGAGGTCGGGTACTTTCCGGTCATAAGTCCTCGGAAATTTTCTTTACTCAATTAGTCTATTACGACAAAAACGGTAAACGATACGATTACGAGCAAATACAGGAGATGTCCGAGAAAGAACAATATGATTTAAGGAAGTATTTAATACTTCGGCACTATAATGTTTTTAACCTTGCTCAAACCTCAGGTCTTGAAGATTCTTTCTATGAAAGAGAAGATATTCCGGTTCTTCCAAATTCAGAGAAGGATGAAAGTGCAGAGCGTTTGATTAATAACACAGATGCAAGCATTATACACTGGCCAAGTAACGAAGCATTTTACAATTCGATCAATGATGTGATTTGCCTGCCCAAACGTGAACAATTTAAAGGCAAGACTGCCTACTACGAAACTGTATTACATGAACTTGGCCATTGGACAGGTCACCCACTACGGCTTAATCGTAATTTGAAAAATGTATTCGATTCAGAAGATTATGCAAAAGAAGAATTGGTAGCTGAGCTTTGTTCATCCTTTCTTTGTGCTGAACTTGGATTTTCGAAAACTATTACCAATAACGCTGCCTATATTCAAAACTGGATTGATGTTTTAAATAATGACTATCAATTCATCTTCAAAGCTGTGAAAAGTGCGGAAAAGGCAGCGATGTATATTGATTCATTTCAAGGAGTAACCTAA
- a CDS encoding APC family permease, translated as MSNYKKNSLTLTGAVSLGTGVMIGAGIFALLGQVAELSGELFPFVFLVGAVISAFSAYTYIKMSNAYPSAGGIAKYLNKAYGKGAITASAALLMAFSMIINESLVARTFGTYTLQLFDSGDNTFLTPLLGVLLIIVAFLINISGNKFIEKSSLAMAILKIGGISIFAIAGLWAAGFSFGEAIPESMPDYSVASYLGALALSILAYKGFTTITNSGDEIVKPHKNVGRAIIISLLICTAVYVLVAFAVSANLSIPEIIKAKDYSLAEAAQPAFGKIGLWFTVGIAIVATISGIIASMFAVSRMTAMLTNMDLIPHSHFGMSGSIQKHMLVYTAVIAIILTVFFDLSRIASLGAILYLVMDIMIHWGVLKHIREEIQAKASIIITAIILDSIVLGAFLWVKGSKDILVLIVAAVLMVLIFIGEKWFLQSIPIKDGE; from the coding sequence ATGAGTAACTACAAGAAAAATAGTTTGACTTTAACAGGAGCTGTTTCATTAGGAACGGGCGTAATGATTGGTGCAGGTATCTTCGCCCTACTTGGGCAAGTGGCAGAGCTTTCAGGTGAGTTGTTTCCTTTTGTTTTTCTGGTAGGTGCAGTTATTTCTGCCTTTAGTGCTTATACTTATATTAAAATGTCGAATGCCTATCCATCGGCAGGAGGAATTGCCAAGTACCTGAACAAGGCATACGGTAAAGGAGCCATTACAGCGTCAGCGGCCCTTTTAATGGCTTTTTCAATGATCATTAACGAAAGTCTTGTTGCCCGGACTTTTGGTACATATACCCTTCAATTATTCGACAGTGGAGACAACACCTTTTTGACACCATTATTAGGCGTTTTACTCATTATTGTAGCTTTTCTGATCAATATATCAGGTAATAAGTTCATAGAAAAGTCTTCTCTGGCGATGGCAATTCTCAAAATTGGAGGCATTTCTATTTTTGCAATAGCAGGGCTATGGGCAGCTGGTTTTTCATTTGGTGAAGCCATCCCGGAATCAATGCCCGATTATTCTGTTGCCAGTTACTTAGGTGCGTTAGCATTGTCTATCCTCGCATACAAAGGCTTTACTACTATTACCAATAGTGGTGATGAGATAGTGAAACCTCATAAAAATGTTGGACGGGCAATTATAATTTCTTTGCTTATCTGTACGGCAGTTTACGTGCTTGTAGCATTTGCCGTATCCGCCAACTTATCCATTCCTGAAATTATTAAAGCAAAGGATTATTCCCTTGCTGAGGCAGCACAACCCGCTTTCGGAAAAATTGGACTTTGGTTCACTGTTGGTATTGCTATTGTGGCCACTATTTCAGGAATCATAGCCAGCATGTTTGCTGTTTCCAGAATGACGGCTATGTTGACTAATATGGATTTGATACCGCACAGTCATTTTGGAATGTCTGGAAGCATTCAGAAACACATGCTGGTTTACACTGCGGTTATCGCTATTATTCTCACCGTGTTTTTTGACTTAAGCAGAATTGCCTCTTTGGGTGCTATACTTTATTTGGTAATGGACATCATGATCCATTGGGGGGTCCTTAAACATATCCGAGAAGAAATTCAGGCGAAAGCATCCATTATTATCACAGCTATAATTCTTGATTCCATTGTTCTGGGAGCATTTTTGTGGGTGAAGGGTTCAAAAGACATCCTTGTACTTATCGTTGCAGCCGTATTAATGGTTTTGATTTTTATCGGTGAAAAATGGTTCCTGCAATCAATCCCTATTAAAGATGGAGAATAA
- a CDS encoding SHOCT domain-containing protein yields the protein MMYFWIILLAGIVWAVWHFGKKNGDFSFGKKKDSPIDILKHRFAKGEITEEEYEERRAALKEGE from the coding sequence ATGATGTATTTCTGGATTATCCTGTTAGCAGGTATCGTTTGGGCGGTGTGGCATTTTGGGAAAAAGAACGGTGATTTTTCATTTGGAAAGAAGAAAGATTCTCCCATTGACATCTTGAAACACCGATTTGCTAAAGGCGAAATTACTGAGGAAGAATACGAAGAAAGAAGAGCTGCACTTAAAGAAGGTGAATAA
- a CDS encoding recombinase family protein translates to MKKVYGYIRVSTVKQGNGVSLQEQKEAIIRYAEKNDLHIIQWFEEKETAAKQGRTLFTKMMKLLRAGKAKGAIIHKIDRSARNLKDWAALGDLIDEGIEIHFAHESLDLDTRGGRLAADIQAVIASDYIRNLREEAIKGLYGRLKQGIYPFSAPIGYVNNGGGQLKTIDPVQGPLVKKAFELYASEKYNLESLVKVMDEFGLKNMNGNLISINAMSRMLNNPFYAGVLKVKGKTFAGKHEPLITPRLFAQIQNVLKGKTNTRYLKHDFLFRRKVKCVDCGRSLIGEKQKGHIYYRCQTKGCPTKTIREERIEKYLIRSLENLQLHDVENSILIELLEEAENNWSETQKGIKDSLLMQQSKISQKLERLTDAYIENAIDKELFERKKEKLLIEQQGLHHKIQCISGQKEAVFKKAKNYLELVKSLKKTYLIGILEEKREVIKIITSNLMIQGKKLMISMVSPYQEIGNRHSFSSCVLNHHTPRSCIPKIANTDINAPPQIVDNPELRESMRELLETIIAFFEKEAKKEGQDDYV, encoded by the coding sequence ATGAAAAAAGTATATGGATACATACGGGTTTCAACCGTTAAACAAGGTAATGGCGTATCGCTTCAAGAGCAAAAAGAAGCGATAATTCGGTATGCAGAAAAGAATGATCTTCATATTATTCAATGGTTTGAAGAAAAAGAAACAGCAGCCAAACAAGGAAGAACATTATTTACAAAAATGATGAAATTGTTGCGAGCTGGGAAAGCCAAAGGAGCCATTATTCATAAAATAGATAGAAGTGCTCGTAACCTAAAAGACTGGGCAGCGTTAGGAGATTTAATTGATGAAGGTATCGAAATTCATTTTGCCCACGAAAGCCTTGACCTGGATACAAGGGGTGGACGTTTGGCAGCTGATATACAAGCAGTCATTGCATCGGATTACATCAGAAATCTTCGTGAAGAGGCAATTAAAGGCCTCTATGGTCGCTTAAAGCAAGGTATCTATCCTTTCAGTGCTCCAATCGGATATGTTAATAACGGTGGTGGTCAATTAAAAACAATTGATCCAGTTCAAGGGCCATTGGTAAAGAAAGCATTTGAACTATATGCAAGTGAAAAATATAACCTTGAATCTCTAGTGAAGGTTATGGATGAATTTGGACTAAAGAATATGAACGGAAACTTAATTTCCATAAATGCAATGTCCAGAATGCTAAACAACCCTTTTTATGCAGGAGTATTAAAAGTTAAAGGCAAAACATTTGCTGGAAAGCATGAACCTTTAATTACTCCCAGGCTTTTTGCGCAAATTCAAAACGTTCTGAAAGGTAAAACAAATACCAGGTACTTAAAACATGATTTCTTGTTCCGCAGAAAAGTGAAATGTGTTGATTGTGGGCGATCTCTTATCGGAGAAAAGCAAAAAGGACATATATATTACCGTTGCCAAACTAAAGGCTGTCCAACTAAAACAATACGTGAAGAACGTATTGAAAAGTATTTGATTCGGTCTTTAGAAAACCTTCAATTGCATGATGTTGAAAACAGTATCTTAATTGAGTTATTGGAAGAGGCAGAGAACAATTGGTCAGAAACTCAGAAAGGGATAAAGGATTCTTTATTAATGCAACAAAGTAAAATATCTCAAAAATTAGAGAGACTCACCGACGCTTATATTGAGAATGCCATTGACAAGGAACTATTTGAGCGTAAAAAGGAAAAACTTCTGATAGAACAGCAGGGATTACACCACAAAATACAGTGTATTTCAGGTCAAAAAGAGGCTGTTTTTAAGAAAGCTAAAAATTACCTCGAACTGGTAAAAAGCCTTAAAAAAACCTACTTAATAGGAATATTGGAAGAAAAAAGAGAAGTTATCAAAATCATTACCTCGAACCTTATGATTCAAGGAAAAAAGCTAATGATTTCAATGGTATCTCCGTATCAAGAGATTGGAAATCGGCATAGTTTTTCATCATGTGTACTCAATCACCACACGCCTCGAAGTTGTATACCCAAAATTGCCAATACTGACATAAATGCACCCCCTCAGATTGTGGATAACCCAGAACTAAGAGAAAGCATGCGGGAATTGTTAGAAACTATAATTGCCTTCTTCGAGAAAGAAGCAAAGAAGGAGGGTCAAGATGATTATGTATAA
- a CDS encoding SHOCT domain-containing protein: protein MHFYEGSHFWGMHLIWWILWIIFLIWIFATPYEIPGKRKRQKSPLEILQKRFAEGSITKEEYEERKAILERDVIN from the coding sequence ATGCATTTTTATGAAGGTTCTCATTTTTGGGGCATGCACCTCATTTGGTGGATTTTATGGATAATATTCCTCATCTGGATTTTTGCCACACCATACGAAATTCCCGGTAAACGAAAAAGGCAAAAAAGTCCCCTCGAAATTTTACAAAAAAGATTCGCTGAAGGTTCTATTACAAAAGAGGAATACGAAGAACGTAAAGCAATTTTAGAGAGGGATGTCATCAATTAA
- a CDS encoding replication protein — MPNIIFDKYLPNLKESELKILLIIIRQTYGWVNTKTGKRKTRDRITQSQFIKKTGLSRRVISKTIKSLVEKKLIIASDFERKELYDSSDRKGKSYIFYSFHPVHILTLTCAQSTPEPVHNSAYNKTNYTKEKKTKLREKNSRRKGGVVSVGEVMNSMSY, encoded by the coding sequence GTGCCAAATATCATATTCGATAAATATCTACCAAACCTCAAAGAATCAGAACTAAAAATACTTCTCATCATCATCCGTCAAACCTATGGCTGGGTAAATACAAAAACCGGTAAACGAAAAACCAGAGATAGAATTACCCAAAGCCAATTCATCAAGAAAACAGGCCTATCTCGTAGAGTAATATCGAAAACCATCAAATCTTTAGTAGAAAAGAAGCTAATTATTGCTTCTGATTTCGAAAGAAAGGAACTCTATGATTCCAGTGACAGGAAAGGAAAATCCTACATCTTCTATTCCTTTCATCCAGTGCATATTTTGACACTTACCTGTGCACAATCTACACCTGAACCTGTGCACAATAGTGCATATAACAAAACTAACTATACAAAAGAAAAAAAGACAAAACTAAGGGAGAAAAATTCTAGAAGAAAGGGTGGAGTTGTTAGTGTTGGGGAGGTAATGAATTCTATGAGTTATTGA
- a CDS encoding JAB domain-containing protein — MRKKSLYQVSEIKLVYTSKINIQDRPQIRQSRDAYDIFLNNWSDQLEFIEEFNILLLNRTGRVIGIYYVSKGGHSGTVVDAKVVFSAALKSRAASIIAAHNHPSGGSKPSASDIALTKKLKKAGEYLDIAVLDHLIITPFTYYSFADEGMI; from the coding sequence ATGAGAAAAAAATCTTTATACCAGGTATCGGAAATTAAGTTGGTATATACAAGCAAGATTAATATTCAGGACAGGCCACAAATCCGGCAGTCACGTGATGCATACGATATCTTTCTCAATAATTGGAGTGACCAACTTGAATTCATTGAAGAATTTAACATTCTATTACTTAACCGGACAGGTCGTGTAATAGGTATCTATTATGTATCAAAGGGTGGCCACTCAGGAACTGTAGTGGATGCAAAAGTTGTATTTTCTGCGGCTCTTAAAAGTCGGGCGGCTTCAATTATTGCTGCACACAATCATCCATCTGGAGGAAGCAAGCCCAGTGCATCCGATATTGCTTTAACAAAAAAGTTAAAGAAAGCTGGTGAGTATTTGGATATTGCTGTACTGGATCACTTAATCATCACCCCTTTTACATACTATTCATTTGCTGATGAGGGCATGATTTGA